One Natator depressus isolate rNatDep1 chromosome 3, rNatDep2.hap1, whole genome shotgun sequence DNA segment encodes these proteins:
- the CFAP206 gene encoding cilia- and flagella-associated protein 206 isoform X2 produces the protein MSHSQAESVIKNIIREIGQECAMKGQTVSEILVAFMLCVGRLLDTANPSLDTIKMQVYFDMNYTDRVELLNEQHRILEARLAPVSREITDNRARTREELESIYRKIVSYVLLRSGLGSPTDIMVVREATAALQSVFPQTELGVFLSLSKKDKERQLKELTMIVTGIRLFNKDCGKGGEGIDDLPAILNEAIPAATQPIDTELRASQDLAYRYTAVLEMKHESPQRNIESRLSMLKEALFNVRQHEAFLCIILSDVITCAQEVEMMDKQFAAQIEQLKNTVKAKTAVPTSQVFPIFLALSNLWTSFQDEILLLSFLTNLTVSLQQFLGIHAQLFPDDVMESLLEGVTVKNDEQRIKETMGIKVNVSDFKEQEWLFPETTSNFDQLLIQYRGFCAHTLAEKDGLLLPGNPAVGILKHKEKYYTFSSKESAYVFAQNPDTFIQLIGEKAKECAELIQLLELHHQFESLAPYSQVRSGDKRSMKPITKCDSSTQTDTHILPPTIVKSYEWNEWELRRKAIKLANLRRKLTHSVQTNLSHMRRDNSTQVYLLKDFGTQTRLDNSSNVPRPQIFLAGLRGGSTPTTFMVKVNLTRAVDET, from the exons ATGTCTCACTCTCAGGCTGAAAGTGTCATAAAGAATATCATTCGTGAAATAGGACAAGAATGTGCCATGAAAGGACAAACTGTGTCTGAAATCTTGGTGGCTTTCATG CTCTGTGTTGGTAGACTTCTTGACACAGCAAATCCATCCCTGGACACTATTAAGATGCAAGTTTACTTTGATATGAATTATACAGACCGAG TTGAGTTACTTAATGAGCAGCATCGCATTCTAGAGGCCAGGCTGGCCCCTGTGAGCAGAGAAATCACAGATAATCGTGCTCGTACACGAGAAGAGCTGGAGAGCATTTATCGAAAGATTGTTAGCTATGTTCTGCTACGATCTGGCCTCGGATCCCCTACAGACATCATGGTTGTTAGGGAGGCAACAG CTGCCCTGCAGAGTGTGTTTCCCCAGACAGAGCTgggtgtttttctctctctcagcaagAAGGACAAAGAGCGACAACTGAAAGAACTTACCATGATTGTCACAGGAATTCGGTTATTCAACAAGGACtgtgggaaaggaggagaaggCATTGATGACT TGCCAGCTATTCTGAATGAAGCCATCCCAGCAGCCACGCAGCCTATTGATACAGAGCTTCGTGCCTCCCAAGATCTGGCATACCGCTACACAGCTGTCTTGGAAATGAAGCATGAGAGCCCACAGAGAAATATAGAATCTAGATTATCTATGTTAAAGGAAGCACTTTTCAATGTGAGACAACATGAAGCCTTCCTCTGCATCATTCTG TCTGATGTGATCACGTGTGCACAAGAAGTTGAAATGATGGACAAGCAGTTTGCAGCACAAATAGAGCAGTTAAAAAACACTGTTAAAGCAAAGACTGCTGTACCTACATCACAAGTTTTC CCTATCTTTCTTGCACTATCTAACCTCTGGACGAGCTTTCAGGATGAGATATTGCTGCTGAGTTTCCTGACTAATTTGACAGTCAGTCTACAGCAGTTCTTGGGAATCCATGCACAACTCTTTCCTGATGATGTGATGGAGTCGCTTCTCGAAGGAGTGACTGTGAAGAATGATGAGCAAAGGATAAAGGAAACCATGG GAATCAAAGTAAATGTTTCTGATTTCAAGGAACAAGAGTGGCTTTTTCCAGAAACCACGTCTAATTTTGATCAGTTGTTAATCCAGTACCGTGGGTTTTGTGCTCACACACTTGCTGAAAAAGATGGCCTCCTCCTCCCAG GAAATCCTGCTGTTGGAATTTTGAAACATAAGGAGAAATATTACACTTTCAGTTCCAAGGAATCAGCATATGTTTTTGCCCAAAACCCAGATACATTCATTCAGTTGATTGGAGAAAAAGCAAAAGAATGTGCTGAACTTATTCAGCTGCTTGAGCTTCATCATCAGTTTGAATCCCTTGCTCCTTATTCACAG GTCAGAAGTGGAGACAAACGTTCAATGAAACCAATTACCAAATGTGACAGCAGTACTCAGACTGACACCCATATATTGCCTCCAACTATTGTGAAGTCGTATGAGTGGAATGAATGGGAACTGAGGAGAAAAGCCATAAAATTG GCTAATTTGCGTAGGAAATTAACTCACTCAGTGCAGACTAATCTCAGTCATATGAGAAGAGATAACTCCACCCAAGTGTATCTGCTAAAGGATTTTGGCACACAGACTAGACTTGACAATTCTAGCAACGTACCCAGGCCACAGATTTTCCTGGCAGGTCTCCGAGGAGGATCAACCCCAACTACTTTTATGGTCAAAGTGAACTTAACCAGAGCAGTTGATGAAACCTAA
- the CFAP206 gene encoding cilia- and flagella-associated protein 206 isoform X1: MSHSQAESVIKNIIREIGQECAMKGQTVSEILVAFMVKAVVLDPRNEFNVDRTLTKNDVQKLIKLCVGRLLDTANPSLDTIKMQVYFDMNYTDRVELLNEQHRILEARLAPVSREITDNRARTREELESIYRKIVSYVLLRSGLGSPTDIMVVREATAALQSVFPQTELGVFLSLSKKDKERQLKELTMIVTGIRLFNKDCGKGGEGIDDLPAILNEAIPAATQPIDTELRASQDLAYRYTAVLEMKHESPQRNIESRLSMLKEALFNVRQHEAFLCIILSDVITCAQEVEMMDKQFAAQIEQLKNTVKAKTAVPTSQVFPIFLALSNLWTSFQDEILLLSFLTNLTVSLQQFLGIHAQLFPDDVMESLLEGVTVKNDEQRIKETMGIKVNVSDFKEQEWLFPETTSNFDQLLIQYRGFCAHTLAEKDGLLLPGNPAVGILKHKEKYYTFSSKESAYVFAQNPDTFIQLIGEKAKECAELIQLLELHHQFESLAPYSQVRSGDKRSMKPITKCDSSTQTDTHILPPTIVKSYEWNEWELRRKAIKLANLRRKLTHSVQTNLSHMRRDNSTQVYLLKDFGTQTRLDNSSNVPRPQIFLAGLRGGSTPTTFMVKVNLTRAVDET; the protein is encoded by the exons ATGTCTCACTCTCAGGCTGAAAGTGTCATAAAGAATATCATTCGTGAAATAGGACAAGAATGTGCCATGAAAGGACAAACTGTGTCTGAAATCTTGGTGGCTTTCATG GTGAAAGCTGTCGTTTTGGATCCCAGGAATGAGTTTAATGTAGATAGAACCCTCACAAAAAATGATGTGCAAAAACTTATTAAG CTCTGTGTTGGTAGACTTCTTGACACAGCAAATCCATCCCTGGACACTATTAAGATGCAAGTTTACTTTGATATGAATTATACAGACCGAG TTGAGTTACTTAATGAGCAGCATCGCATTCTAGAGGCCAGGCTGGCCCCTGTGAGCAGAGAAATCACAGATAATCGTGCTCGTACACGAGAAGAGCTGGAGAGCATTTATCGAAAGATTGTTAGCTATGTTCTGCTACGATCTGGCCTCGGATCCCCTACAGACATCATGGTTGTTAGGGAGGCAACAG CTGCCCTGCAGAGTGTGTTTCCCCAGACAGAGCTgggtgtttttctctctctcagcaagAAGGACAAAGAGCGACAACTGAAAGAACTTACCATGATTGTCACAGGAATTCGGTTATTCAACAAGGACtgtgggaaaggaggagaaggCATTGATGACT TGCCAGCTATTCTGAATGAAGCCATCCCAGCAGCCACGCAGCCTATTGATACAGAGCTTCGTGCCTCCCAAGATCTGGCATACCGCTACACAGCTGTCTTGGAAATGAAGCATGAGAGCCCACAGAGAAATATAGAATCTAGATTATCTATGTTAAAGGAAGCACTTTTCAATGTGAGACAACATGAAGCCTTCCTCTGCATCATTCTG TCTGATGTGATCACGTGTGCACAAGAAGTTGAAATGATGGACAAGCAGTTTGCAGCACAAATAGAGCAGTTAAAAAACACTGTTAAAGCAAAGACTGCTGTACCTACATCACAAGTTTTC CCTATCTTTCTTGCACTATCTAACCTCTGGACGAGCTTTCAGGATGAGATATTGCTGCTGAGTTTCCTGACTAATTTGACAGTCAGTCTACAGCAGTTCTTGGGAATCCATGCACAACTCTTTCCTGATGATGTGATGGAGTCGCTTCTCGAAGGAGTGACTGTGAAGAATGATGAGCAAAGGATAAAGGAAACCATGG GAATCAAAGTAAATGTTTCTGATTTCAAGGAACAAGAGTGGCTTTTTCCAGAAACCACGTCTAATTTTGATCAGTTGTTAATCCAGTACCGTGGGTTTTGTGCTCACACACTTGCTGAAAAAGATGGCCTCCTCCTCCCAG GAAATCCTGCTGTTGGAATTTTGAAACATAAGGAGAAATATTACACTTTCAGTTCCAAGGAATCAGCATATGTTTTTGCCCAAAACCCAGATACATTCATTCAGTTGATTGGAGAAAAAGCAAAAGAATGTGCTGAACTTATTCAGCTGCTTGAGCTTCATCATCAGTTTGAATCCCTTGCTCCTTATTCACAG GTCAGAAGTGGAGACAAACGTTCAATGAAACCAATTACCAAATGTGACAGCAGTACTCAGACTGACACCCATATATTGCCTCCAACTATTGTGAAGTCGTATGAGTGGAATGAATGGGAACTGAGGAGAAAAGCCATAAAATTG GCTAATTTGCGTAGGAAATTAACTCACTCAGTGCAGACTAATCTCAGTCATATGAGAAGAGATAACTCCACCCAAGTGTATCTGCTAAAGGATTTTGGCACACAGACTAGACTTGACAATTCTAGCAACGTACCCAGGCCACAGATTTTCCTGGCAGGTCTCCGAGGAGGATCAACCCCAACTACTTTTATGGTCAAAGTGAACTTAACCAGAGCAGTTGATGAAACCTAA
- the CFAP206 gene encoding cilia- and flagella-associated protein 206 isoform X4, whose amino-acid sequence MQVYFDMNYTDRVELLNEQHRILEARLAPVSREITDNRARTREELESIYRKIVSYVLLRSGLGSPTDIMVVREATAALQSVFPQTELGVFLSLSKKDKERQLKELTMIVTGIRLFNKDCGKGGEGIDDLPAILNEAIPAATQPIDTELRASQDLAYRYTAVLEMKHESPQRNIESRLSMLKEALFNVRQHEAFLCIILSDVITCAQEVEMMDKQFAAQIEQLKNTVKAKTAVPTSQVFPIFLALSNLWTSFQDEILLLSFLTNLTVSLQQFLGIHAQLFPDDVMESLLEGVTVKNDEQRIKETMGIKVNVSDFKEQEWLFPETTSNFDQLLIQYRGFCAHTLAEKDGLLLPGNPAVGILKHKEKYYTFSSKESAYVFAQNPDTFIQLIGEKAKECAELIQLLELHHQFESLAPYSQVRSGDKRSMKPITKCDSSTQTDTHILPPTIVKSYEWNEWELRRKAIKLANLRRKLTHSVQTNLSHMRRDNSTQVYLLKDFGTQTRLDNSSNVPRPQIFLAGLRGGSTPTTFMVKVNLTRAVDET is encoded by the exons ATGCAAGTTTACTTTGATATGAATTATACAGACCGAG TTGAGTTACTTAATGAGCAGCATCGCATTCTAGAGGCCAGGCTGGCCCCTGTGAGCAGAGAAATCACAGATAATCGTGCTCGTACACGAGAAGAGCTGGAGAGCATTTATCGAAAGATTGTTAGCTATGTTCTGCTACGATCTGGCCTCGGATCCCCTACAGACATCATGGTTGTTAGGGAGGCAACAG CTGCCCTGCAGAGTGTGTTTCCCCAGACAGAGCTgggtgtttttctctctctcagcaagAAGGACAAAGAGCGACAACTGAAAGAACTTACCATGATTGTCACAGGAATTCGGTTATTCAACAAGGACtgtgggaaaggaggagaaggCATTGATGACT TGCCAGCTATTCTGAATGAAGCCATCCCAGCAGCCACGCAGCCTATTGATACAGAGCTTCGTGCCTCCCAAGATCTGGCATACCGCTACACAGCTGTCTTGGAAATGAAGCATGAGAGCCCACAGAGAAATATAGAATCTAGATTATCTATGTTAAAGGAAGCACTTTTCAATGTGAGACAACATGAAGCCTTCCTCTGCATCATTCTG TCTGATGTGATCACGTGTGCACAAGAAGTTGAAATGATGGACAAGCAGTTTGCAGCACAAATAGAGCAGTTAAAAAACACTGTTAAAGCAAAGACTGCTGTACCTACATCACAAGTTTTC CCTATCTTTCTTGCACTATCTAACCTCTGGACGAGCTTTCAGGATGAGATATTGCTGCTGAGTTTCCTGACTAATTTGACAGTCAGTCTACAGCAGTTCTTGGGAATCCATGCACAACTCTTTCCTGATGATGTGATGGAGTCGCTTCTCGAAGGAGTGACTGTGAAGAATGATGAGCAAAGGATAAAGGAAACCATGG GAATCAAAGTAAATGTTTCTGATTTCAAGGAACAAGAGTGGCTTTTTCCAGAAACCACGTCTAATTTTGATCAGTTGTTAATCCAGTACCGTGGGTTTTGTGCTCACACACTTGCTGAAAAAGATGGCCTCCTCCTCCCAG GAAATCCTGCTGTTGGAATTTTGAAACATAAGGAGAAATATTACACTTTCAGTTCCAAGGAATCAGCATATGTTTTTGCCCAAAACCCAGATACATTCATTCAGTTGATTGGAGAAAAAGCAAAAGAATGTGCTGAACTTATTCAGCTGCTTGAGCTTCATCATCAGTTTGAATCCCTTGCTCCTTATTCACAG GTCAGAAGTGGAGACAAACGTTCAATGAAACCAATTACCAAATGTGACAGCAGTACTCAGACTGACACCCATATATTGCCTCCAACTATTGTGAAGTCGTATGAGTGGAATGAATGGGAACTGAGGAGAAAAGCCATAAAATTG GCTAATTTGCGTAGGAAATTAACTCACTCAGTGCAGACTAATCTCAGTCATATGAGAAGAGATAACTCCACCCAAGTGTATCTGCTAAAGGATTTTGGCACACAGACTAGACTTGACAATTCTAGCAACGTACCCAGGCCACAGATTTTCCTGGCAGGTCTCCGAGGAGGATCAACCCCAACTACTTTTATGGTCAAAGTGAACTTAACCAGAGCAGTTGATGAAACCTAA
- the CFAP206 gene encoding cilia- and flagella-associated protein 206 isoform X3: MSHSQAESVIKNIIREIGQECAMKGQTVSEILVAFMVKAVVLDPRNEFNVDRTLTKNDVQKLIKLCVGRLLDTANPSLDTIKMQVYFDMNYTDRVELLNEQHRILEARLAPVSREITDNRARTREELESIYRKIVSYVLLRSGLGSPTDIMVVREATAALQSVFPQTELGVFLSLSKKDKERQLKELTMIVTGIRLFNKDCGKGGEGIDDLPAILNEAIPAATQPIDTELRASQDLAYRYTAVLEMKHESPQRNIESRLSMLKEALFNVRQHEAFLCIILSDVITCAQEVEMMDKQFAAQIEQLKNTVKAKTAVPTSQVFPIFLALSNLWTSFQDEILLLSFLTNLTVSLQQFLGIHAQLFPDDVMESLLEGVTVKNDEQRIKETMGIKVNVSDFKEQEWLFPETTSNFDQLLIQYRGFCAHTLAEKDGLLLPGNPAVGILKHKEKYYTFSSKESAYVFAQNPDTFIQLIGEKAKECAELIQLLELHHQFESLAPYSQVRSGDKRSMKPITKCDSSTQTDTHILPPTIVKSYEWNEWELRRKAIKLNPLRSTQL; the protein is encoded by the exons ATGTCTCACTCTCAGGCTGAAAGTGTCATAAAGAATATCATTCGTGAAATAGGACAAGAATGTGCCATGAAAGGACAAACTGTGTCTGAAATCTTGGTGGCTTTCATG GTGAAAGCTGTCGTTTTGGATCCCAGGAATGAGTTTAATGTAGATAGAACCCTCACAAAAAATGATGTGCAAAAACTTATTAAG CTCTGTGTTGGTAGACTTCTTGACACAGCAAATCCATCCCTGGACACTATTAAGATGCAAGTTTACTTTGATATGAATTATACAGACCGAG TTGAGTTACTTAATGAGCAGCATCGCATTCTAGAGGCCAGGCTGGCCCCTGTGAGCAGAGAAATCACAGATAATCGTGCTCGTACACGAGAAGAGCTGGAGAGCATTTATCGAAAGATTGTTAGCTATGTTCTGCTACGATCTGGCCTCGGATCCCCTACAGACATCATGGTTGTTAGGGAGGCAACAG CTGCCCTGCAGAGTGTGTTTCCCCAGACAGAGCTgggtgtttttctctctctcagcaagAAGGACAAAGAGCGACAACTGAAAGAACTTACCATGATTGTCACAGGAATTCGGTTATTCAACAAGGACtgtgggaaaggaggagaaggCATTGATGACT TGCCAGCTATTCTGAATGAAGCCATCCCAGCAGCCACGCAGCCTATTGATACAGAGCTTCGTGCCTCCCAAGATCTGGCATACCGCTACACAGCTGTCTTGGAAATGAAGCATGAGAGCCCACAGAGAAATATAGAATCTAGATTATCTATGTTAAAGGAAGCACTTTTCAATGTGAGACAACATGAAGCCTTCCTCTGCATCATTCTG TCTGATGTGATCACGTGTGCACAAGAAGTTGAAATGATGGACAAGCAGTTTGCAGCACAAATAGAGCAGTTAAAAAACACTGTTAAAGCAAAGACTGCTGTACCTACATCACAAGTTTTC CCTATCTTTCTTGCACTATCTAACCTCTGGACGAGCTTTCAGGATGAGATATTGCTGCTGAGTTTCCTGACTAATTTGACAGTCAGTCTACAGCAGTTCTTGGGAATCCATGCACAACTCTTTCCTGATGATGTGATGGAGTCGCTTCTCGAAGGAGTGACTGTGAAGAATGATGAGCAAAGGATAAAGGAAACCATGG GAATCAAAGTAAATGTTTCTGATTTCAAGGAACAAGAGTGGCTTTTTCCAGAAACCACGTCTAATTTTGATCAGTTGTTAATCCAGTACCGTGGGTTTTGTGCTCACACACTTGCTGAAAAAGATGGCCTCCTCCTCCCAG GAAATCCTGCTGTTGGAATTTTGAAACATAAGGAGAAATATTACACTTTCAGTTCCAAGGAATCAGCATATGTTTTTGCCCAAAACCCAGATACATTCATTCAGTTGATTGGAGAAAAAGCAAAAGAATGTGCTGAACTTATTCAGCTGCTTGAGCTTCATCATCAGTTTGAATCCCTTGCTCCTTATTCACAG GTCAGAAGTGGAGACAAACGTTCAATGAAACCAATTACCAAATGTGACAGCAGTACTCAGACTGACACCCATATATTGCCTCCAACTATTGTGAAGTCGTATGAGTGGAATGAATGGGAACTGAGGAGAAAAGCCATAAAATTG